The window AAAGGCCATCCTAATCACTTTCAAAGAATTTGTGAATAGTTCTTCTAATACAAGGCATCCTTCACATTATCGCTTGATTGATCGAGTCCATTTGGATACTTTTCAACCAAATATTCATATGTTAACCCTTCAATCGGGTTAACAGAAAACGACCAGTTAACCACGCACCCATTAGGACCACTAGGAACAAGCTTGATTGCTGAAAGATATGACTTAAACCCAACGTTGCAACCAaccatgtcatagctcatggaCATCTGATTCAGGCAATTGGCTTGGTCAATATTAAAAAGTGGTCCAGGAAAATGGGGAAAAAGGATGTGTCGTGTTGTGATTGGTTAGTAAACAACACAacaaatgaaattgaaaacGTAATGTTGGTGGCCTTTCTTGCTGACATGGGGACTAGATGACAAAAGTGGTCAACAACAAATGAAAGTGAGTGGCCCGGTCAAAGTGGACACCAAAATAATCTCCAAACTGAATGAAGCTTTGACTTGTGAGTTGCGACTAGTATCCAAAGACCACGAGAACAAGCCCATGTATTTTGGGCTTTTAATTTCTCGTACCAACAAGAAAGTTGGACTTCTTTCCCAGTTCAATTTACAGCATGCCGTAGCCAAATTTTTATCTATTAATCTAGCTCATGATCATCACTATTTCATTTGGGCATCATTTTACCTTGCTCATGATATTTTAGATTCATTTTATCTTGCTCTATAAACACCAAATTCACCTATAAAATACTTACGTAGTAATAAGGAAccagaaaaaaataaatggtccccttttttttttcttgtcagGTTATTTCATCTATTCATGTATTCCATGTATGGTATGGCTATTAGTTGTAGCTCTTGCTATCGTTGTTGCATATTCAATTTGGTGGGACAACATGATACTTTTTGTGTATTGTAGTGGCTTTCAAGCATTCTTTTTAATCATGTAATCGCATCATTGGCTAATGAAAATAGGTTTAGAAAACctgtttttgacccatttagttcataaaaaccctaaattcgaCCCATTAAAGATTTGACTTTGAAAATGGCTCAAGAATGATTATATATGGTCAAAACTTAAttgtaaacataaaatgataGTATTGAGACGAATTTGACTTACCGAAACTTTCACTAGAGGTTCAAACCCAATATTGAGTTATAAAACGAGATTTCTTGCACTTAAAGACTTGATCTTTTGATATGATGATTacttgatgatgaagatgatgaatttaTTACAAAACTAACATGAATCACAATTAATGATCCAAGAATTTAGTGAGAGAGAGAAGGAGATACTTGCATTCAATTGGGTGAGAGAAAGGAGAGAAAGGAAATGAGTGGATAATGGTGGAAGCCTTTGGGTGGTGGTTTGAGATAGGGTTGGGTCAATGGTGGTGACTCATGGgtcatgggtcgacccatggaTCACCAAATTATGTTTCTATTTTAATTACTGTAAcatcccaatattttaaggtaatagaaaattaaccttttttgtagttttgacattaaattaatttcctagtattttgttttgagttaaggggttaatttagttggaactttagtggctagcgggtattttacccacaaaatATGATATGGGACGTGGCTAGCAGGGGAAAAAGCCAGCTACCAAGCTTGATGATTCATGTTTTCCCACTCAAATTCCATTCACTCTTTACACTATCTTCTTCCTCAATTCTTCCAAAATCCATGCAATTAAGACTCAAAATCTCTAACTAAAGAATTTAAATCtttgaacaataataataaccatcTCCAATTGTCCAGGAAATTGGAAGTTGGGGTTTGTTTAGAGGTGGTGGTGGCCAAAATTTTTAAGGAAGAAAAGGGGGAAGAATTCTAATTTGAAGACCCTAATTCTTTGTCTTgcattcttgaggtattgatttccatAACCCTAGTTCTAATTGTTAgtaaaaattagggttcttatcCTTTgaattgggggtttttgttAATTGAGATTTTCAAATAGAACCCTATTATATATGATTGAGAATTGgttagtttgatttaaagagttTGTTGATAATGGAAAATCCCCCATAATAAGAAATTCATATTtggtggtgtttggctagtaaTCATGAAATAAAGTTCTATCATGAAAATTTGGATTTGTTGGAGAAGTGttgagtagccaaacaccatagtgTTAGAATTGATGAATGCAAGTAGTTACATGTAAGGCAATTGAGTCATGGAAATCATAGATGATATGTGTTTATTCTTGTATAGGTATTGAAGATTGAATTGTTGAACTTGTAGCCTTATAGTGTCAAATAGCCAAATTGAGgggagtgtatatgcatataatcatgttcttgttaatagaggtcataggggggtaaattcctatgacccatttgtttGTTGATTGTAAGTgttagtaggtgggtaaattcctactagccaatttggatgtaagagctagtaggtgggtaaattcctactagccaaattgttgGAAGAGCTAATAGGTAGGTAAATTCCTATtagccaaattgtccatggccatgttgaaaatgaattgtGATGAATTTTATGCTTATGATTGATATGAATGAAATGGCTATCTTTGATAGGCTAAatgtggtgcttgatgcacattGCTTTGATAacttgattatgattatatgtgtatgcattcactaagcgttgcttaccttttagttgtttaactcttttataggagttggtagtagcaagagcAAGGAAGTATTAGAGTGAAGTTCAAGTTGAAGGTTCTTGCCATCTAAAAGTTGGCATTTTGGGTAATTTGGGTAGAACATCCCTTTGGTATTTTTTGGCTCTTAATACATGTTGTTTTTGGTAATACAAGTATATTATAATGATTTGGAAGTCATGAGTTTTGTTGAATGAAGTATGTAACTAAAAAGGGTTAAATTGCCCATTTGCCACTTTTGTTAACTACGGGTGAATGACCCGTTTGGTcgttttaatgtatatttcaaTGGTTAAGGTTTTGAATGTATTCATTATGTTGTAAtatgtgattttactatttttgGTGTTGTGGTTTGAACATTTGAGCTTTGGAAAGAGTTGGAATCAAATTTGAGTCAAAAAGGATTTTGTGTAGACctggccgtaaatttacggccctggaccataaatttacggccagTTGTTTTATATgggaccgtaaatttacggccctgggccataaatttacggccagTACAAAATTTTTGAGGTCTCGATTCAGATTGTAAAAAAATCTAGACGCATTTTACGCCCAAGTTTTTACGCTTAGTAGAAATGTtggaccgtaaatttacggtccaacaccataaatttacggtcaGTACAAATTTTGGACTGTAAATTTACGGTCCAAGATCATAAAATTACGgccagttaaaaaaaaaaaaatctttccggtttttgattaaatgaaGTTTGGTTCTTACAATTACACGTCAACTTACGTCCTAAACCGAAACGATACGTTCATGTAGCTTCGACTAGCATAATTACACGTTTCCaattcataataaataaattatttcaaTTAATAGAGCAATAAATCATTTAACACGTTCGAATCAACGGTTCAATAATCATATAAGCACATTTAATTCAAGTTTATTAAAAGTCAAACGAGTCAAAAGTTCAACGAATGTTACATCCGTCCACCCTAAGAGATTGATTGTGTTGATTATTTACTTCAATGATGTAGTaattgtgagtttttttttataaaaagaacaagtattaTTATAGATTGGATTTGGAATTTAAAAAAAGAGAGTGAAAGAAAGAGTTTGGATTTAGAAAAATGAAGAGATCATAATACATACGAGCatagtactcgcgcgttgcggcggaatTTTATAACTACTTTTTTGGATGAATAAATTGGATACAGAGTATGTCAACAATATAGATTATGAGATTTCGTCGATTgtttaaaaccatataaaacaatcaatgttaattaaattagaatcaATTGTAAattgataacaaaaatagtaaacttatataataaagaaaaaacaaaccaatataatatttatacataaactAAATAGTATTGTAGTGTGTGAAGAGGCATTATGGAAACTATAAAGATGCTGAAAGAGCATTTTGGGAataaaaaatatgcttaaagtCTTAATctaatactctttataagggattaaaGATAGAGTTTCTTCGATTgaacatgaaaaaaaatattaaatttaatctttTAGTTTTTGAAATGACTATAATACCCTCAGTCCATCACGTTGATCACACATGAGCGATTTCacaaaagagaaaaaacatCTGTTTGTATAAAGAATTGTCAGTGTCAATTCAAATAATTAAAGATGAAACCTGATAATTAGATAAACCAGAAGGACGATTTCAGTTGTTAACTCTTAAGCTTATTATGTAAAGTGAAACACAAGAGATTTCTTTAAATTAACTCTAACAATACTAGTCATATTAAAGTGTTGTTAGTCATTGTAtgcaaatcaaaaaataatattcaaaaataatatttaaatttttaccattaatttttatttttatttaagtgcCAAGATcaagttgagacttgagagagTTGTTGCCCAAACACAACGGGCTTAACTTAGGAAAGGTACAATTAACGTGGGCCCGGTCTTCTTCTCCTACCTATATATACACGCTTATGCATCATATACATTTATCCCATATCAAATCTGATAcggagtaaaaaaaaaagtcattaaatattaatttatataataaagggAGTGGTGGTTTCTGATCGAAGTTGGTTTCTCGGCTGTGAAAGATAAGGTATCATCTGAGTAATAAtttctttatctatattataatatGTAATAACACCCCTTACaatactttcatatacactatcctcttaacattaatgattaaattacacagCCAGTCCTGTTTCATtgaaaatatgtccattaaccttttacatcaattatatacacaactcaccgccgcttcaccaccaacagtcgtccaaccatcacaccgtcgccgccatgACCACTgccgcatagcgcgggtaccgtgctagtatatatatatatgtatatgtagaaACTGGAGACataggtcatgggttcgatcctcatcccatacaaaggttggagggccttttctaccatttaggtagaaactggaagcagcctctctacttaggtagaggtaaggtctgcctacatcttaacctccccatacaccaaacccgcagaaggcggcactgagcagttacttacttacttaccatctatatatctatatttatgtgTTATGTTATTTGATCTTTTGATTTAGCGagtgtttgataaaaataaagtatttgtATGAACTGATTAGGATGAatctttgataaaaattaagACTTTGTGTTACAAgatttttttatgaatatttgacagaaaatataaatataagtcatTGTATTAACCGAGTCGTATgaataagtaataaaaaaaaaaacaaatgttttgCTTTGTTAGATGAGTATTTGATTATAAAAGAATTAATCTTTGTATGAATAGATTATTAAATCTGATAAAAATCGAAACTTTGTATTGACTGATAGTGTGTGATAAAAATCGAATCTTTGTATGAACTGATGagcatatatgatataaaaaaaatcaattcttTGTATGAATAGATTTTTCTATCCGATAAAAATCGAAACTTTGTGTTTGATATAAATTGAATCTTTGTATGAACTTATgagtatattttatataaaaaatatcaattctTTGTATGGATAGATTAGTATACTTGATACAAATCGTAACATTGTATTAACTGATGAGTGTAATCGAATCTTTGTATGAGCTGATGAGTCTAATAGATTAAAAAAGATCTCAATTctttgtataaatatattagcATACTTGATAATAATCGAAACTTTGTATGAACCGATGAGTGTTTGATAAAAATCGGATTTGTGTGTGAACAGATGAGTATATTTGAGacttaaacaaaatcaattctTTGTATCGATAGATTAGTATACTTGATAAAATCGAAACTTTGTATTAACTGATGAGCGTTTGATAAAAATCGAATCTTTTTATGAACTGATGAGTATATTTGATATAAGAAATTCTTTGTATGAATAGATTAGTATACTtgataaaaaaatcaaaactttgtATGGACTGATGAGTGTTTGATAAAAATCGGATCTTTGTATGAACAGGTGAGTACATTTGatacaaaaaaaatcaattttttgtATGAATAGATTACTATACTTGATAAAAATTGAAACTTTGTATTAGCCGATGAGTGTTTGATAGAAATCGAATATTAGTATGAACTGATTAggatttttgatataaaaataatcaattcTTTGTATGAATAGATTAGTATACttataaattttgaaactttGTATGAACCGATGAGTGTTTGATAAAATTGGATCTTTGTATGAAATAGAGGAGTAtacttgatataaaaataatcaattcTTTGTATTAATAGATTAGTATACTTGATAAAATCAAAACCTGGTATCAACCGATGTGTGTTTGATAAAAATCAAATCCTTGTATGAGATGagtatatttgatataaagacGAAGTCAATTCTTTGTATGAATAGAAGAGTATACTTACAAAAATTGAAACTTTGTGTGAACCGGTGAGTGTTTGATAAAAATTGGATCTTTGTATGAACACATGagtatatttgatataaaaataatcaattcTTTGTATCAATAGATTAGTATATTTGGTATAAATCGAAACTTTTGTATTTAACTGATAGTGTTTGATGAAAGTTGAATCTTTGCTTGATGagtatatttgatataaaaaagaaatcaaTTCTTTGTATGAATAGATTAGTGTGTTTGATAAAAATCAAATCTTTGTAACAATAGATTAGTATACTTGATTAAAGTCAGAACTTGGTATTTAACAGATGAGTGTTTGATAAAAATTGAATCTTTGTATGAACTGAGTATATTcgatataaaaaatatcaattctTTGTATGAATAGATTAGTATACTTGTAAAAATTTGAATCTTTGCATTATCGGATCTTTGTATGAACTGATCAATATATTTGATACAAAAAATCAATTCTTTGTATGAACAGATTAGCGTCATAGAATCTTTGTATTTACTGACGAGTTTTTGATATAATTAAGTATTTGTATGAACAATTAGGACGAGTCTTTGATAAAAATGAAGactttttgttgaaagatttttgtatgtttatttttatagaaattaaaaatcaaGTCGTTGTATTAACCAACTTTTATGGATAAGTGATATTTTGCTTTGTTAAATAAGTGTTGATTAAAAAAGGACAAATCTTGTATGAATAGATTagtatatttgataaaagtcGAATCTTGTATTAACTgattaaatatatttgatacaaaAAATCAATTCATTGTCTGAGTTGATTAGTGtgttagattaaaatcaaatgtatATGATTAAAAACAAGTAGTGTTAacagaataaaaaatataagtcTTTTTTCCGTTACAACTGAAACATATTGTTATGAACTAATGCATATCTCAGATGGAGCATAATAAGAAGGAGGAGGTTTCTAGTGTATATTGTGACCAGATCCCTCGTTTATCTGCAAATTATCCATGGTTTGTTGTTCAGGACATGGATGATAACATGGATGTCCACATTTTCTCCACATTACAAAACCcattatataaatatcaatgtcgAATCCCTGACCTGATCGGGAGGCGTATTTGGAGATGTTTCCATGGCTGGTTGATTCTCTCCAACCATCCTCACAACAATGTGTGGTCTTTGTATAACCCATCCACTTCTAATGTCATATCCCTGCCTCCCCTGATTCTGAAAGATGGAGATTATCAATCTATCAGCGAATGCTGTTTGTCAGCCCCACTTGATGATCCCAATTCAGTTTTCTTGTTAACGAGAGTCAATAAGCCTACCTTTGTTTTCTGTCAGATATCACGTAGAATAAAGAAAAGCCTAAGAAAGAAGCCAAGGTGGACTGAGATGTCATACTCTAATCAACTTAAGAAATTCACATTGGATGGTGAATTACTGTATAGCCTGACCTGTTGCAATGGTAAAGTATATGCCTTAAATAGCGACTCTGTTATGTCTGAGGTTTTCATACAGGTTGATATTGTAGTTAAGGATAGTGAAGTTTTGATAAAGCTACTGTTCTTTGGAACAAATCcgtctctttctttctttcgatGTAAACACTGGATTCATTTCCTGAAAGGATCCGGTTCGGAATTATTTTACATCGCAGTAGGTTTTCTTGacgaaaataaaaaaacacccGATGATGTGCTTTTGTTTAGATTGGACCTGACTAGAATAAACTGGGAAGAGATGGAAGGTCTCAAATATTGGGACATGACTGGTTTGACATATGATGACTTGGATAATTTTGGAATAGACGACTTCCAATACTTGCAAATTGCTAAATCAATGTGGGATAAAGTGCAAGATCTTAAAGTCGCCAATTTTTTTGTGAATCTTGGTCGTGATAACTCAATATCTTACAGCCCTGCAATTGCCTCAGAGTTTGGGGGTTTTGTACACATTCGTGACAAAATTGACAACGTAATTTATTCGTACAATGTCAACAATCAGACCATCATCTTATGTCCTTTATCTTCTCCATTGCTCCCAACAAGCCATATGATGTTATGGGAATgcaggtattttttttttactattcgTTTTTTTTTGTATCATATGCGTTTTATTGTGGGAAAAATATTTCTTAATATCATTATTTGTGTAGTTTACAAGGTGATAACGAAGAAGCCAAATCCATAGTTGATATTAAAAAAGAAGAGGATGCAATAGCAGTAAAATCAGTTACAGATGACCCCATTGGTATTGATGATTCAGGCCTTCTTTGTGTCCCACTTGATATTTTGGCAGCGCTTATGGAGTTTTGTGTTGGTGTGGAATACATGACCTTCCGTGCTACATGCAAACGTTGTCATCTTGCAGCACCTGTAAGACAATGGAGTGACAAAACAGCATTAAGTAGACTGCAAAATTATTCTTTATTGTCACCGTGGCTGATGGCTATGCAAAAACATCGAGGGGTTATCGTTTTTAAAGATCCTATGTTGGGGGATGAGTACTATATGAAGAATTCACAGATATCGGTAAATAATGAGACAATTTATTGTTCCAGGTTTGGTTGGTTGGTGTTTGAAATAAGTGACTTACACATAGCGTTCTTTAACCCTTTCACAAATGATCTCCGTGAGCTTCCAAATCTGCGTTTTCGTTTTGAAAGCTTATGTTTCTCAGCCCCGCCTACTTCTCCTGATTGTATGGTGGTTGGATTTAATACTATTATCACATGGAGCGTTTTCATTCATTTCGTAGCTCGGGAACCAACCTGGCGTAAGTTCCATTTAGGCCCTGATCCACTGTCTCTTTGTTTTCCAACATTATTTGGCCGGGGTCTTTATGCCTTATCAACCAACAGAGATcttgttatttttaataatgtgGGCGAAGAAGATATTGCTTGGAAAATTTTCGAAGCCAAAGCACCGACAAGTTCTTGCAGATCTCCAGTACAATATTACTTGGTAAAATGTGCTGAACATCTATTACTAGTCATTGTGGGTGGGATTGGAGAACCCATTGAGATATTCAAACCTAACGACTCTACACAAGAATGGGAAAAGGTAGATGGTATAGGAAAGCACATGATTTATATCTGTGATACGACATGTCTATGCATAGAAGCCAAAACTCGAGAAATGGAGAATAAGATCTACCTTCCTAAACTATCATCTACAAACGGAAAGATAGTGTTTTATTCGCTGGAAACATGCACGTTTCACACTTTTAA is drawn from Erigeron canadensis isolate Cc75 chromosome 9, C_canadensis_v1, whole genome shotgun sequence and contains these coding sequences:
- the LOC122581785 gene encoding uncharacterized protein LOC122581785; this encodes MEHNKKEEVSSVYCDQIPRLSANYPWFVVQDMDDNMDVHIFSTLQNPLYKYQCRIPDLIGRRIWRCFHGWLILSNHPHNNVWSLYNPSTSNVISLPPLILKDGDYQSISECCLSAPLDDPNSVFLLTRVNKPTFVFCQISRRIKKSLRKKPRWTEMSYSNQLKKFTLDGELLYSLTCCNGKVYALNSDSVMSEVFIQVDIVVKDSEVLIKLLFFGTNPSLSFFRCKHWIHFLKGSGSELFYIAVGFLDENKKTPDDVLLFRLDLTRINWEEMEGLKYWDMTGLTYDDLDNFGIDDFQYLQIAKSMWDKVQDLKVANFFVNLGRDNSISYSPAIASEFGGFVHIRDKIDNVIYSYNVNNQTIILCPLSSPLLPTSHMMLWECSLQGDNEEAKSIVDIKKEEDAIAVKSVTDDPIGIDDSGLLCVPLDILAALMEFCVGVEYMTFRATCKRCHLAAPVRQWSDKTALSRLQNYSLLSPWLMAMQMLGDEYYMKNSQISVNNETIYCSRFGWLVFEISDLHIAFFNPFTNDLRELPNLRFRFESLCFSAPPTSPDCMVVGFNTIITWSVFIHFVAREPTWRKFHLGPDPLSLCFPTLFGRGLYALSTNRDLVIFNNVGEEDIAWKIFEAKAPTSSCRSPVQYYLVKCAEHLLLVIVGGIGEPIEIFKPNDSTQEWEKVDGIGKHMIYICDTTCLCIEAKTREMENKIYLPKLSSTNGKIVFYSLETCTFHTFNGNNVQEEVRGVSNVAHLSAHAWVEPSWLC